Proteins from a genomic interval of Tenacibaculum sp. SZ-18:
- the htpG gene encoding molecular chaperone HtpG — translation MSKGSINVSVENIFPLIKKFLYSDHEIFLRELISNATDATTKLKHLISIGEAKVEYGNPQIEIKIDKENKTLHITDQGLGMTADEVEKYINQIAFSGAEEFLEKYKDSNNETGVIGHFGLGFYSAFMVADKVEIITKSYKEEPAAHWTCDGSPEYTLEAHNKTERGTEIILHISEDEKDFLEDSKVSGLLSKYNRFNQIPIKFGTKTETLPLPEDAAEDAKPETQEVDNIINNTTPAWTKKPADLEGEDYSKFYRELYPMQFEEPLFHIHLNVDYPFNLTGILYFPRLTQNMDIQKDKIQLYQNQVFVTDNVEGIVPDFLQMLKGVIDSPDIPLNVSRSYLQADGAVKKISGYITKKVADKLASLFKKDRADFEQKWNDIKVIIEYGMLSEEKFFDKAKKFALYPTVNDTFFTFDELVEKTKEAQTDKDGNHVILYAANKDAQHSYIEDAKAKGYEVLLLDTPIVPHLMQKLEMESGDAKIQFKRVDADHIDNLIKKDDTIISKLSEGEKEKLKPVIEGAVNNSSYTVQLEAMDSSSSPFLITVPEFMRRMKEMQATGGGMMGMGNMPEMYNLVVNTNHELVSDILNADEDKQKQLISQAFDLAKLSQNLLHGEELTNFIKRSYDLIK, via the coding sequence ATGAGTAAAGGAAGTATTAATGTATCGGTTGAAAATATTTTCCCACTAATTAAAAAGTTCTTGTATTCTGATCACGAAATATTTCTTCGTGAATTAATTTCGAATGCTACAGACGCAACTACAAAGTTAAAACACCTTATTTCTATTGGTGAAGCCAAAGTTGAGTATGGAAATCCACAAATAGAAATAAAAATTGATAAAGAAAACAAAACACTTCATATCACCGATCAAGGTTTAGGTATGACGGCTGATGAAGTTGAAAAATATATTAACCAAATTGCCTTTTCAGGTGCTGAAGAATTTTTAGAAAAGTATAAAGATTCTAACAATGAAACAGGTGTAATTGGTCACTTTGGATTAGGATTTTACTCAGCTTTTATGGTTGCTGATAAAGTAGAAATCATTACTAAATCATATAAAGAAGAACCGGCAGCTCATTGGACTTGTGATGGTTCCCCTGAGTATACATTAGAAGCGCATAATAAAACAGAAAGAGGAACTGAAATTATTTTACATATTTCAGAAGACGAAAAAGATTTCTTAGAAGATTCAAAAGTTTCTGGATTATTATCAAAATACAATCGTTTCAACCAAATTCCAATTAAATTTGGAACTAAAACTGAAACTTTACCTCTTCCAGAAGATGCAGCAGAAGATGCAAAACCAGAAACACAAGAAGTAGATAATATTATTAATAATACTACTCCTGCTTGGACTAAAAAACCAGCTGATTTAGAAGGAGAGGATTATTCAAAATTCTATAGAGAATTGTATCCAATGCAGTTCGAAGAGCCTTTATTCCATATACATCTAAATGTCGATTATCCATTTAATTTAACTGGGATTTTATACTTCCCTCGTTTAACTCAAAACATGGATATTCAAAAAGATAAAATTCAATTATACCAAAACCAAGTTTTTGTAACTGATAATGTGGAAGGAATTGTTCCTGACTTCTTACAAATGTTGAAAGGTGTAATCGATTCTCCAGATATTCCATTAAACGTGTCTCGTTCTTATTTACAAGCAGATGGAGCTGTAAAGAAAATATCAGGATACATCACTAAAAAAGTTGCTGATAAATTGGCTTCTTTATTCAAAAAAGATCGTGCTGACTTTGAACAAAAATGGAATGATATCAAAGTTATTATCGAGTACGGAATGTTATCTGAAGAGAAATTTTTCGATAAGGCTAAAAAATTCGCTTTATATCCAACTGTTAACGACACCTTTTTTACGTTTGACGAATTAGTTGAAAAAACTAAAGAAGCTCAAACCGATAAAGATGGAAATCACGTGATTTTGTATGCAGCTAATAAAGATGCACAGCATAGTTATATTGAAGATGCTAAAGCGAAAGGATACGAAGTATTATTGCTAGATACACCAATAGTTCCTCACTTAATGCAAAAATTAGAGATGGAATCTGGTGATGCTAAAATTCAATTCAAACGTGTTGATGCTGACCATATTGACAATCTAATTAAGAAAGACGACACGATTATTTCTAAACTTTCTGAAGGAGAAAAAGAAAAACTAAAACCAGTTATTGAAGGAGCTGTAAACAATTCTAGTTATACAGTCCAGTTAGAAGCAATGGATTCTTCAAGTTCTCCGTTTTTAATAACTGTTCCGGAATTCATGCGCAGAATGAAAGAAATGCAGGCTACTGGTGGTGGAATGATGGGAATGGGTAATATGCCAGAAATGTACAATCTTGTTGTAAATACAAACCACGAACTAGTTTCTGATATTTTAAATGCTGACGAGGATAAACAAAAGCAATTAATTTCTCAAGCTTTTGACTTAGCTAAATTATCTCAAAACCTACTTCATGGTGAAGAATTAACAAACTTTATTAAACGTTCTTACGATTTGATTAAGTAA
- a CDS encoding MFS transporter, giving the protein MNYKRALQITFLILAAEIIYALPFVLVRIFRPTFLSAFDITNRDIGFCYTLYGITGMISYFLGGLIADKYPTKYLMGIALFLTSIGGFTWVMYPSLSTLYMLYIYWGFTTIMLFWSPLIKATRLWGGNKQIFAFGILEGGRGLVAAIIGTIGVYIISSISSVDNFSKVVIQNAMNQVYLITSILTMLMAFIVLFLPDFSKSPRAISKSSIRRNIKKALGYPVVWILMIIIFTSYVGYRVADIFTQYASEIYGYNSKESAELGTYFSYLRPIICMLVFFFAKNSNPSKWLIIGFSMMTLGSLLFIFNIDFLNISLLIPLVSSLIGAYTLRVLYFTVLEQAKIPITITGTVVGIVSVIGFSPDIFLGAIEGYYLDEVGGAVGYQYLFIFFLVSSLIGLLASIVFNNSVKTKKRTLTS; this is encoded by the coding sequence ATGAATTACAAAAGAGCTCTTCAAATTACTTTTTTAATTTTAGCTGCAGAAATTATTTATGCCCTACCTTTTGTTTTGGTTAGAATATTTCGTCCTACATTTTTAAGTGCTTTCGATATTACTAATAGGGATATTGGATTTTGTTACACGTTGTATGGCATCACAGGAATGATATCTTACTTTCTTGGAGGTTTAATAGCAGACAAATATCCTACAAAATACTTGATGGGAATAGCTTTATTTCTAACAAGTATTGGTGGTTTTACTTGGGTAATGTATCCTTCCTTATCAACTTTATATATGTTATACATTTATTGGGGATTTACAACTATTATGCTTTTCTGGTCTCCATTAATTAAAGCAACAAGATTATGGGGAGGTAACAAACAAATTTTTGCATTCGGAATATTAGAAGGTGGTCGTGGATTGGTCGCTGCTATAATCGGGACCATTGGAGTTTACATTATTTCCTCGATTTCTTCAGTTGATAATTTTTCTAAAGTAGTCATCCAAAATGCAATGAATCAGGTATATTTAATTACTTCGATTTTGACTATGCTAATGGCTTTTATTGTTTTATTTCTTCCTGATTTCTCTAAATCACCTAGAGCAATATCGAAATCTTCTATTCGAAGAAATATTAAAAAAGCCTTAGGTTACCCAGTAGTTTGGATATTAATGATTATTATTTTTACGTCCTATGTTGGGTATAGAGTTGCAGATATTTTTACTCAATATGCTAGTGAAATTTATGGTTACAATTCAAAAGAATCAGCAGAACTTGGTACTTATTTCTCGTATTTAAGACCTATAATATGTATGCTTGTTTTCTTCTTTGCTAAAAATTCTAATCCTTCAAAATGGCTCATCATTGGGTTTTCAATGATGACTTTAGGAAGTTTACTGTTTATCTTTAATATTGATTTTTTGAATATTTCGCTATTAATTCCTTTAGTAAGTTCATTAATTGGAGCATACACATTAAGAGTATTATATTTTACTGTACTTGAACAAGCTAAAATTCCTATTACCATTACTGGAACCGTGGTTGGTATCGTTTCTGTAATTGGATTTTCACCAGATATATTTCTAGGTGCAATTGAAGGCTATTATTTGGATGAAGTTGGCGGTGCTGTAGGATATCAATATTTATTTATTTTCTTTTTAGTAAGTTCTTTGATAGGTTTATTAGCTTCTATAGTTTTCAATAATTCTGTAAAAACTAAAAAGAGAACTCTGACATCCTGA
- a CDS encoding 3-oxoacyl-ACP synthase III family protein — MYSSKITGLGYYVPENVVTNDDLTQWMETSDEWIQERTGIKERRWIDPKSGDTTAVMGAKAAKIAIERAGLTKDDIDFIVFATLSPDMYFPGGGVQIQDMLDMPTIGALDVRNQCSGFIYSLSVADQFIKTGMYKNILVIGAENHSGGLERSTRGRGVTVIFGDGAGAAVLSRCEEEGKGILSSHLHSEGKHAEELALIGPSTNRWVPEIIEANDPEDTSYFPHMNGQFVFKHAVVRFSEAIIEGLQANGLEKDDIDMLIPHQANLRIAQFIQKKFQLPNEKVYNNIMRYGNTTAASIIIALTEAWEEGKIKDNDLVVLAAFGSGFTWGSVVIRW, encoded by the coding sequence ATGTATAGTTCAAAAATTACTGGTTTAGGATATTATGTTCCTGAAAATGTGGTTACTAACGATGATTTGACTCAGTGGATGGAGACAAGTGATGAATGGATTCAGGAAAGAACAGGAATCAAAGAACGTCGTTGGATTGATCCTAAATCAGGCGATACAACTGCTGTTATGGGTGCAAAGGCAGCTAAAATAGCAATTGAAAGAGCAGGTTTAACTAAAGATGATATTGATTTTATAGTATTTGCAACATTAAGTCCTGATATGTATTTCCCAGGCGGAGGAGTACAAATTCAAGATATGCTAGATATGCCTACAATAGGAGCGTTAGATGTACGTAATCAGTGTTCTGGTTTTATTTATTCTTTATCTGTTGCGGATCAGTTCATAAAAACTGGAATGTATAAAAACATTTTGGTAATTGGTGCTGAAAATCATTCTGGAGGATTAGAAAGATCTACAAGAGGAAGAGGTGTAACTGTAATTTTTGGAGACGGAGCAGGAGCAGCTGTACTTTCAAGGTGTGAAGAAGAAGGAAAGGGTATTTTATCGTCTCATTTACATTCGGAAGGAAAGCATGCAGAAGAGTTGGCTTTAATAGGTCCATCTACAAATCGTTGGGTCCCTGAAATAATCGAAGCCAACGATCCAGAGGATACTTCTTATTTCCCACATATGAATGGTCAATTTGTATTTAAACATGCCGTTGTTCGTTTTTCAGAGGCAATCATAGAAGGTTTACAGGCAAATGGACTAGAAAAGGATGATATTGACATGTTAATTCCGCATCAGGCAAATTTGAGAATTGCTCAATTTATTCAAAAGAAATTCCAACTACCGAATGAGAAAGTTTATAATAATATTATGCGTTATGGTAATACAACCGCAGCATCGATTATTATCGCATTAACGGAAGCTTGGGAAGAAGGAAAAATTAAGGATAATGATTTAGTTGTTTTAGCAGCGTTTGGTAGTGGATTCACTTGGGGATCTGTGGTTATTCGTTGGTAG
- a CDS encoding acyl-CoA thioesterase, with translation MENNFVYVEDTKITISELMLPSHANFSGKIHGGYILNLMDQIAFSCAAKHSRTYCVTASVDTVDFLNPIEVGELVTMKASINYVGRTSMVVGIRVESQNIQTGKVNHCNSSYFTMVAKNDQGKSILVPGLIVTNDLEIRRFLKAIKRLEMKRKRTAEFDSEHFTPETYLKELENQNVKVELNN, from the coding sequence TTGGAAAATAACTTTGTATATGTAGAAGATACCAAAATTACCATATCTGAACTTATGCTTCCATCACATGCAAATTTCAGCGGCAAAATCCATGGAGGTTATATATTAAATTTGATGGATCAAATTGCTTTCTCTTGTGCCGCAAAACATTCAAGAACTTATTGTGTTACAGCATCTGTTGATACGGTTGATTTTTTAAATCCTATTGAAGTTGGTGAATTGGTTACAATGAAGGCATCCATAAATTATGTTGGTAGAACTTCCATGGTTGTTGGTATTCGAGTAGAATCTCAAAATATTCAAACTGGAAAGGTAAATCATTGTAATTCATCGTATTTTACAATGGTTGCGAAAAATGATCAAGGAAAATCAATTCTTGTTCCAGGCTTAATTGTTACAAACGATCTCGAAATAAGAAGATTTTTAAAAGCGATAAAACGTTTGGAAATGAAAAGAAAGAGAACTGCTGAATTCGATAGTGAACATTTTACTCCAGAGACTTACTTGAAAGAATTAGAAAATCAAAATGTAAAAGTTGAATTGAATAACTGA
- a CDS encoding 6-phosphogluconate dehydrogenase, which produces MKKILAIILTSILLLATIYYTFIYFATFSEGERSGELIKFSRKGILFKTWEGEISQGISGAQIFKFSVEDKQKKAIENLKKLQGRYVKLTYFERFNKIVWLGDSKYFINKVEEETSPHFNQIENKTIGK; this is translated from the coding sequence ATGAAAAAAATACTTGCTATAATTCTTACATCGATCTTACTATTAGCAACCATTTATTATACGTTTATATATTTCGCAACTTTTAGCGAAGGCGAAAGGTCTGGTGAACTTATTAAATTCAGTCGGAAAGGAATTTTATTTAAAACATGGGAAGGAGAAATTAGCCAAGGAATTTCAGGAGCTCAAATTTTTAAGTTTTCCGTAGAAGACAAACAGAAAAAAGCAATTGAAAATTTGAAAAAACTACAAGGTAGATACGTAAAACTAACATACTTTGAACGATTTAATAAAATTGTTTGGCTGGGTGACTCGAAATATTTTATAAATAAAGTTGAAGAAGAAACCTCTCCTCACTTCAACCAAATTGAAAATAAAACAATTGGAAAATAA
- a CDS encoding GlmU family protein, with protein MNYILFDGDVRASLLPFTFTRPVADIRVGILTIREKWEKYLGLTTTTITEEYLEEKFPMVEMEENVMLNASFLPTPELVERIKKLKQNEAIFKGEDVIAFYTTQDQDEVDFDSYSQIEFEEDIVQIKNTWDIFSKNDLAIRQDFNLLTEGRESQLIPETVNCVGREQIFIEEGAKLTFATLNATTGPIYIGKNAEIMEGVVVRGALAMCDNSVLKLGAKIYGATTLGPYCKVGGEVNNSVLFGYSNKGHDGFLGNSVLGEWCNLGADTNNSNLKNNYAEVRLWNYETGRFAKTGLQFCGLMMGDHSKCGINTMFNTGTVIGVSSNIFGSGFPRNFVPSFSWGGASGFTEYKMNKVNEVAEVVMKRRNIEYDEIEQKILSAVFQKTQQYRVF; from the coding sequence ATGAACTATATTTTATTCGATGGAGATGTAAGAGCATCTCTTTTACCATTTACCTTTACACGACCTGTAGCCGATATTAGAGTTGGAATTTTGACGATTAGAGAAAAATGGGAAAAGTACCTTGGTTTAACTACAACAACAATTACCGAAGAATATTTGGAAGAAAAGTTTCCTATGGTTGAAATGGAAGAGAATGTTATGCTTAATGCTTCGTTTTTACCAACACCAGAATTAGTGGAAAGGATAAAAAAATTAAAACAAAATGAAGCAATTTTTAAAGGAGAAGATGTCATTGCTTTTTATACAACTCAAGATCAGGATGAAGTAGATTTTGATTCTTATTCTCAAATTGAATTTGAAGAAGATATTGTTCAAATTAAAAATACGTGGGATATTTTTTCAAAAAATGATCTTGCTATTCGTCAAGATTTTAATTTATTAACAGAAGGTAGAGAATCACAACTAATTCCAGAAACAGTTAACTGTGTTGGAAGAGAGCAAATATTTATAGAAGAAGGTGCTAAATTGACTTTTGCAACTTTAAATGCAACAACAGGTCCAATTTATATTGGTAAAAATGCGGAAATAATGGAAGGTGTTGTTGTGCGTGGAGCACTTGCTATGTGTGACAATTCAGTTTTGAAGCTCGGAGCGAAAATTTATGGAGCAACAACTTTAGGTCCATATTGTAAAGTTGGAGGAGAAGTAAATAATTCAGTCCTTTTTGGATACTCCAATAAAGGTCACGATGGCTTTTTGGGAAATTCTGTGTTAGGTGAATGGTGTAATCTCGGTGCGGACACTAATAATTCAAATCTTAAAAATAATTATGCAGAAGTAAGACTATGGAATTATGAAACTGGAAGGTTTGCTAAAACGGGATTACAGTTTTGTGGTTTAATGATGGGAGATCATTCGAAATGTGGAATTAATACGATGTTTAATACAGGAACAGTAATAGGAGTTTCATCTAATATTTTTGGAAGTGGATTTCCTAGAAACTTTGTTCCATCATTTAGTTGGGGCGGAGCATCTGGGTTCACAGAATATAAAATGAATAAAGTAAATGAAGTTGCTGAGGTAGTTATGAAAAGAAGAAATATAGAGTATGATGAAATAGAGCAAAAAATATTATCTGCTGTTTTTCAAAAGACTCAACAGTATAGAGTATTCTAA
- a CDS encoding RHS repeat domain-containing protein translates to MSSTNRVTVEISGILSSGEQVKFYLDNEQVAILTEPNVAIYYDDKGQRIKKESNIAGTYTKPTYYVRDASGNPMAIVTPEVGQTIEDADVEHPIYGKSRLGIYNKNSATSVYQLTDHLGNVRAVIAKQGTSAMALTSTTDYYTFGMPMPGRITQDGEVYRYGYQGQEVDQETEKEAFQLGLWDARIGRWLTTDPKHEFASLYLGMANNPLNKIDPDGGSTDDWVRKDGSNRFYYDLSINSEKDAVSKGLIYGGKTLAEATKNYINQFNPLSRLLGFANYTVDMSDYFKTHYSPLI, encoded by the coding sequence GTGTCAAGTACTAATAGAGTTACCGTAGAGATAAGTGGGATATTAAGTTCTGGTGAACAAGTAAAGTTTTATTTAGATAATGAACAAGTAGCTATACTTACCGAACCAAATGTAGCCATTTATTATGATGATAAAGGTCAGCGAATAAAGAAAGAATCTAATATTGCAGGAACGTATACCAAACCAACGTATTATGTACGTGATGCTTCTGGTAATCCAATGGCTATTGTTACACCAGAAGTAGGACAAACAATAGAAGATGCAGATGTTGAGCATCCTATTTATGGAAAGAGTAGATTAGGTATTTATAATAAAAACTCGGCAACAAGTGTTTACCAGTTAACAGATCATTTAGGAAATGTACGTGCGGTAATTGCTAAGCAAGGAACAAGCGCAATGGCATTAACAAGTACTACCGATTATTATACATTTGGTATGCCAATGCCTGGTAGAATAACTCAGGATGGAGAAGTTTATCGCTACGGTTACCAAGGACAAGAAGTTGACCAAGAAACTGAGAAAGAGGCCTTTCAATTAGGTTTATGGGATGCGAGAATTGGTAGATGGTTGACGACTGACCCAAAACATGAATTTGCCTCACTGTATTTGGGAATGGCAAATAATCCGTTAAATAAAATTGATCCTGATGGAGGAAGTACTGATGATTGGGTTAGAAAAGATGGGAGTAATCGTTTTTATTATGATCTAAGTATTAACTCTGAAAAAGATGCTGTTTCTAAAGGACTTATATATGGAGGAAAAACATTAGCTGAAGCTACTAAAAATTATATAAATCAATTTAATCCATTGAGTAGATTATTAGGATTTGCGAATTATACTGTGGATATGTCAGATTATTTTAAAACACATTATAGTCCTTTGATATAG
- a CDS encoding LysM peptidoglycan-binding domain-containing protein gives MKSKYQSVLNLGEQLEIQNGDVKEENGVLHVSGIAKNQYEKNLLWDEIKKIGGENPSDIVADITVADTSIFANHTVKSGETLGKIAKHYYGDAMKYKEIFEANTNILKSADLIHPGQELVIPNL, from the coding sequence ATGAAATCAAAATATCAAAGTGTTTTAAACCTAGGTGAACAATTAGAAATTCAAAACGGAGATGTAAAAGAAGAAAATGGAGTTTTACATGTCTCAGGAATTGCAAAGAATCAGTATGAGAAAAATCTTTTATGGGATGAAATAAAAAAAATTGGAGGAGAAAATCCAAGTGATATCGTAGCTGACATTACTGTTGCTGATACATCTATTTTTGCCAATCATACTGTAAAAAGTGGAGAGACTCTGGGAAAAATTGCAAAACACTATTATGGAGATGCAATGAAGTATAAAGAAATTTTCGAGGCTAACACGAATATTTTAAAGTCTGCAGATTTAATTCATCCAGGACAAGAATTGGTAATTCCAAATCTTTAG
- the lpdA gene encoding dihydrolipoyl dehydrogenase, translating to MKYDIIVIGSGPGGYVTAIRASQLGFKTAVIEKESLGGICLNWGCIPTKALLKSAQVYDYLKHVDEYGLKAEAIDKDFEAVIKRSRGVAEGMSKGVQFLMKKNKIDVINGFGKIKTGKKVDVTVEDGTITEYSADHIIIATGARSRELPSLPQDGKKVIGYRKAMTLPTQPKSLIVVGSGAIGVEFAHFYNSMGTEVTIVEYMPNIVPVEDKDVSKQMERSFKKAGIKVMTNASVESVDTSGEGVKATVKTKKGEQILEADILLSAVGIKTNIENIGLEDVGIVTDRDKILVNDWYQTNIPGYYAIGDVTPGPALAHVASAEGITCVEKIAGLHTETIDYGNIPGCTYATPEIASVGLTEEKAKEAGYDIKVGKFPFSASGKAKAAGTPEGFVKVIFDAKYGEWLGCHMIGAGVTDMIAEAVLGRKLETTGHEVLKAIHPHPTMSEAVMEAVADAYDEVIHL from the coding sequence ATGAAATACGACATCATAGTGATTGGTTCAGGACCTGGAGGATATGTTACGGCTATTAGAGCTTCTCAATTAGGTTTTAAAACGGCTGTAATTGAGAAAGAAAGTTTAGGTGGTATTTGCTTAAACTGGGGGTGTATTCCAACGAAAGCATTATTAAAATCGGCTCAGGTATACGACTATTTAAAACATGTTGATGAATATGGTTTAAAAGCAGAAGCTATTGATAAAGACTTTGAAGCTGTAATCAAAAGAAGTCGTGGTGTAGCTGAAGGAATGAGTAAAGGTGTTCAATTCTTAATGAAGAAAAATAAGATTGATGTTATCAATGGTTTTGGAAAAATTAAAACAGGAAAAAAAGTTGATGTTACTGTTGAAGACGGAACAATAACGGAATATTCTGCCGATCATATTATAATTGCAACTGGAGCTAGATCTCGTGAATTACCAAGCTTACCTCAAGATGGTAAAAAGGTAATTGGATATCGTAAAGCAATGACGTTGCCAACTCAGCCTAAATCTTTAATTGTTGTAGGTTCTGGTGCTATTGGAGTTGAGTTTGCTCATTTCTACAATTCTATGGGAACTGAAGTTACTATTGTAGAATATATGCCAAATATTGTTCCTGTTGAAGATAAAGATGTTTCTAAGCAAATGGAGCGTTCTTTCAAAAAAGCAGGAATAAAAGTTATGACAAACGCTTCTGTAGAATCGGTTGATACCTCTGGAGAAGGAGTTAAAGCTACTGTTAAAACTAAAAAAGGTGAACAAATTTTAGAAGCAGACATCCTATTATCAGCAGTAGGAATTAAAACAAACATTGAAAACATTGGATTAGAAGATGTTGGAATTGTAACAGATAGAGATAAGATTTTAGTAAACGATTGGTATCAAACAAATATCCCAGGATATTATGCCATTGGAGATGTAACTCCCGGACCAGCTTTAGCACATGTTGCTTCTGCTGAAGGAATTACCTGTGTTGAAAAAATCGCCGGATTACATACAGAAACTATTGATTACGGTAATATTCCTGGTTGTACCTATGCTACTCCAGAAATTGCGTCTGTAGGATTGACTGAAGAAAAAGCTAAAGAAGCTGGTTACGATATTAAAGTTGGTAAATTTCCATTCTCTGCATCAGGTAAAGCAAAAGCTGCTGGAACTCCAGAAGGATTTGTAAAAGTAATTTTTGATGCAAAGTATGGTGAATGGTTAGGATGTCATATGATTGGAGCTGGTGTTACAGATATGATCGCAGAAGCTGTGTTAGGTAGAAAATTAGAAACTACTGGTCACGAAGTATTAAAAGCAATTCACCCTCACCCAACAATGAGTGAAGCGGTTATGGAAGCTGTAGCTGATGCTTACGATGAAGTGATTCACCTATAG